A segment of the Ipomoea triloba cultivar NCNSP0323 chromosome 1, ASM357664v1 genome:
acctaagttTTCAGTAATTTCTATAAAGAATCAAACTTCAAACCGTGTGCTTACAAATTAAACTGCTCAACCAATTCGATTAAGGTTATCCAAATTACaatcttattatatttataagcGCTAGTTGTATTTTCTTTACTAATAcccttaaaaattaaaaggtaTATATAGTCATATAATTAGTAGGCAAAATTTATGGTTTAAACATGTATGTAAGATTGAGtgaaaaattagcataaaaatgTTGGAATTTAGGTGAATTGGTTGGACCGTTCCTTTGGTAAATGAGAATGAAATAACTTATTCCTCCAGTCACGGGAGTATGGTATGAAAATAGACTCTTCCATTTTATGCCTTCAGTCAACCCCTAGATTTCGACACCCCATAAAGAAAAAGTGAAACACAAGGAGGAAATCTGTCCAAGATTATCTATTTCAAATTTTGGCACTCACCCAAACATAGAAACGAATCTTTGAATTAAATACTCTGAGAAAAAGTTCACCAGAATACCAATGCGATAGGTTTAAACGACAGAATCTAAACTAAATATATCATATTTGACTGCACGGGATGCCATAGATATTACTATATTAATGTATATAAGaaacattaacaaaaaaaaattaatgcacAATCTCGAATAGAAAACTGTCCCGAAATttcttcttatatatatatttttaaaaagacagAAAAGTGAAATCCGGGTCCCCCACCACTGACCGTTGTACtgttattgcaaaaaaaaaaacaatcaaaaccTGAGCACCACcctaaaaaaatttgtttgtttgttttttttttaaaaaaaagattaaaagaagaataagaaggAGAAGAAGCTTACAATGGCATTGAATCCATAACGTCGGAATCCATTCCAGTTCTCCAAATCATAGGCAGTGAAGTGTTTGCAGCAAGCGGAAGCTTGAAGATGATTCCCTATCCGACCACCTTGGAAGCTGTCACCTTGTACTCCTCGCACGAACGCCACCGCGTATTTCCCGGTGGTTGTCGGGTCTTCTCCCGGCGTTTCTTGGCCTCTCCCCCACCTTGGGTCTCTGAATATGTTTATGTTTGGTGCCCAGAACGTGAGCCCCGAAGCTTGACCTCCATTGTACACCGCCCTCGCCTCTTTCCCGATCACCTTCAGTTAACAACGACAAATCAAttcaagaaaaaacaaaacaaatcaaattattaactaCTAATCGAAACGAGCTGAGATGGAGTTTTGTGTTAATTGCCTGGCCAATGCGGTACCAGAGGTCCTGGTCGAAAGACGCGGCGGTGAGGATGACCTGAGGGAAGCTGGTGGCGCCGCTGATCGGACCGCTCAACGAAATGCCTTGTCCGGCGTTGGCGACTCCGTGCAGCGCCTCCGACCACCAGTTGTATGCGGGAATGCCCAGGCGGGGAATGGCGGCGGCGGAGTTCACCAGCTGGGAGATCTTCTCGTCCAGCGTGAGCCGGGAGACCAAATCCCTCACTCGGAGGCGGATGGAGAGATCCGGCTTGCAGAAGCCGAAGGTTTTGGTTTGCGGGTCGGAGGGATCGCAGGAGAACGGCGGCGGAGCCGAGTGGGCGGAGATAAGGAGCAATGCCACCCAAAACACGGCTGCGAAGCCATGGAGTCTCATGGTTACAACttagaagaagagagaagataTGATGGGTCAAAGTATAGGTAAGATTTTACAACTATTTATAGAGCCAAAAACCTTAggctgaaatttttattttttttatcaagaaataaataatacatctacttgtatattttatatttgaaaataaattatgcataatgtaaaataaaaagatcagataaataaatttaaaaaatgagaaaataaaaccgaagaattgaaattatataggtctatacatacatacaaataatCTGGGGCAAGTATCCCCACAATATTAGCAAATATCAATACATTATGTCCCAGATATTAATGCATTGATTTTGAAATATAGAAAATGCTGTTAATTGTGGATTCCAATATTTCATTATGCAAATATGGTTACgtagaaacaaattaaagtattgCCTATAATATAAACATCTAATACTTAAAATCTATCTATTAATGTCTTAAAACATACTGagcattaattataaaattaaaacgTTGATTTTACTTTCACTAAAGTTATAACATAATAATTGCATTTTTGTCAACATAATAATTGCATGATTTACTCATCAACATGAACTGCTGAGTTACTGTGATTTACTTATGTCGACTTGAGATGTGAAGATGTTAGGGGCAAAAGAATTACGCTTTTGTGGATATGGTTAAGTAAGACATTCTTAAAGATATAGTCATATAGAATGTTATGAGTTTTGACGCATGCAAtaaattataagatattttAGTTAAATGCAGCAATGTATTTGACTATAAGTCGTAGTTTGGTTTGTAATTGCGcctttgattaattaataaagccAAAATGGAGTAGTGTGATGTCGGTGAAAGATGCGTTGGTCATATTCTATTATGGTTGGAAAGTTTCATTCGATTGAGAAAGCATTAAATCTTCAATTTGGTTGTTGTCCTACTAATTGTGAGTGGTACCTACTTTGGAGTTTcgcaatccttataccatggacaaaGATTCACCGTGCACTGTAGATCTTGgtacatatatatgcattttatgttagtagtgtgttttttgtattgtgttatgaaattatgtattttaatcgtattaatattttatttgaaaaaaactagtaattgtgtattatgttatgaatttatgtgtcttgcattttgaaattttgtgcctatgaacacaaattacgtacctaaatcagatttgtaaaataagtaaatataacatttttatgtgtcttttgttgtgattttttgtattttgcgttatgaaattttgtacctcatTACTTTGATCCAGGATCCATAATACTATGTGAACCCTTTGATGATCATATAAGATACAAGATTCTTAAAATGTATCTGGGGCTTCCAGTTTTCGTTTTGGGTACAATTAACGTGGGCTTTTGTTTGCCTTGTGCTCCCATAGTGCTTCTTATGATTGTGAGCTGTAATTTGATTTCTTTGCTCTTCGGTTTCTATTCTTTTACATAACCTAAATTCCTTGATTTTGTAAGATTATATTTTGAATCaggtaaatcaaataaatataatttcgaAACTCAACATCAACTCATACACTTTTGTTCACAAAAAGCTCAACTTAAATCTAAATCTTGTAcattattattgaaattaaaTCTTATGTTAGGCTTCTCATCTATTAGACTAATGCTTCATGTGCTTCTATTTTTCTTATTCTTCATTAGACATATTCATTCGGATCTAAATCATTTATGAATAGGATTGCAACCCACTTCATCAATCATCTTGTCAAGTTTGCACACTTTTGATGAATCCCCCGTTGGCATTCATCAACAAATATATAGTTGGCTGATGGGTAGAGGATTTGGAAGGTGTCGGAGTTTGAATGCAAATCTATGAAGTGCTAGAGTTTGAAGAAGtagaattttgatttttgataagGACAATATGAGgttagtttttttgtttttgttttttttgtttttttgttttttttaattggtgtCCAACTTGTTTTTGTTTGGGAGGGAAAAGACGATGAAGAGTAGTGATAGGTGGAGATGATTGCGGTTAGTGATGACTTTAAAAGTGAAGGCCGTGATTTAAGTCTTAACATATGGATTCTCGACGAAAATGAAAATTCATTATTCTCCAGTTATGAATATCGTGAAAATTGTAGATGGAGTCGTTAGAGTAGTTAAACGTTGAAGAAGAACATTTTTGGCCGTGGATCTTGGCTGATTGATTTTATGGTTTATATGAAATAATATTGATATGTTCACTTTTATGCGGTCGAAAACACGTAGACAAAATTAAGTGAAAATGATGCCTCTTCCTTGGTGTTGAATGGTTTGTTCACTTCGAATGAACCTAATGCTCATCTAATGTGGACACTATATCTATAGGCTTGAGAATTTCAGTATAGTTGAGACATAAATATAGTTGGGcttgctttaaaaaaatagttgggTTTAAAAACGGATAATTGCCATAGTGTACAAATCTGTACATTGGGCTTCATGGACAAACATTCTGACCTAACAGGCTACTAGCAAGGGCCTGATTGGATAAGGTTACCTATAATTAtaagcaaattttattgtggaccatggtgtaTGTAGCAGCATAAACCATCAAGTATGTATCATTATAATTAAACTTCacttttatttgacaattagtGTTTTATTCATgcgaataattttttttgttattattatcatgaatttaaataaaaaattagaatcaactatcatgtagtgtgatgacctCCCACTTACATTTCAAATAGGTGGTCATAGTTTCCAGTAGTGGGGTTTTAGATTCTTTGGGCATCTAAAAGGATTCTTCGAGTATTTGAAAATATAGTACAAATACTAATTtgtaaactttaaattttatatgagtAGATTTAAACTCTAATCGGGATGCATTtatacagggcgtttggttggagggaatttaaattcaattcaacTTAATTCTCACATAATTCCAAATGCAACTAAATTTCTTAATTTGGATAAAGGGAATTGCAAtcccctcattttcatggaattagaatcccatgtcccctgaaattttaattccgtaaattttaggaagaaaaaaaaaagagagaatccAAAGACAAAATTATCTCTCCCTTTTTTTAACCTCAAATTAATGTATGACATTCCCTTCTAGATGATAACGTGCATTATTCTTCGACTACTGTCAACAAAGAACGATGTTCCTAAGCAATAATCATTATAGGccaaccttaatcaagtatgttttctcaaaactctctagtatttaaatttgatgtgtATATAGCGTATTTTCCTACAttttgaagaacaaaattttgaattacaaattttaatatgttatatatttttggtgtttgaatatgcaaatggTATACTTCTCACATaagatgattaataataataataataataataataataacaataacagaAACAACAATGGGTATTTTGgattttatactacttattccctttcaattctcatgtatatcaaacattgaaattgaaattcccaataattttattcctgcaaatCAAACATTGACTCGCACTTTATTcacacattattatttttccatgtAATTGCAATTGGCTTCCCACATAATTCATTTCCTCTAACCAAACGCGGTTAAGGATTCAAATTACAATGTCAATAGCGTGTTCCGTGTTCCCTACAACCAGCAAATTAGGCCCTTCCTCAATCACCATTAACCCATCTTTGTTGGCACTGCTGAGATGGTGACAGGGGCTGATTTCAAACTGAACTTCAGTTCTTCCGCCGGCCTTTAAGTTCACACTCTGGAATCCAACTAACTTTTTCAATGGGTTCCCTTCTCTCCCCTTAGCAGGCTTCATGAAAAGCAGCACAGGGTGAGTTCCATCCATTTCCTCAGAGTTCTCAACTCCAACAATGGCTGAGAACTTTGCATTCTCACAGGTTTCCTCTCCAATTTCCTCTACTGATATATAATGGACTGAGTCCAATCCCTCAGCTCTCTTCACAGTTGCCAATTGGTTCAAGTTTATTGTGGTGGATGTGACTGCAGAAGTGAACTCATAAGAGTATGTAGTGTAGCTAAGACCATACCCGAATTCGAAAACTTTAGGGCCAGTGTAGAATCTATAGGTTCGGCCAGGGTAGCCTGTGGAATTATCAGCCCTCATCCTCATGTCTGTCATTGGGATTTTGATGTAATCTTTAGGGTACCAAGTGACAGGCAATCTTCCCCCTACAAGACAATTTGAGGAATAAGGTTAAATAAGGTTGTTCTTTCAGAATAACTTGGAGAGTTAATTTGGGTTCTTACCAGGATTATAGTCACCAAATATCACTTCTGCAAGTCCTAGGCCGCCTGCTTCGCCTGGATAGCCCGCCCACAGGATGCTGCCTATTTTCGGGTTGGATTTCGCGAAGGAAACATCCACGGGGCCTCCACTCAGCAGCACCAATATGACAGGCTTGTTTGTAGCATTAGCTACACTAGTAATGAGGCTCTCTTGCTGCCCGGGGAGCAGCAAGTCCACGCGGTCTAATGTTTCCCTCTCTATAGTTTGGTCCAATCCCATGACAAGAACCACCTGATCCGCCTTCTTTGCTAGCTCGACAGCTTCGCCTATTGCAGCAGAGCTGCAGTTTACTGAATTGCAGCCCGGGTGAAACGACGTATTCTTGGTGTAGCTCTGCAGAGCTTTGAGTATTTCAACAGATTTGCATCCAGGGCCAAAGTAGTTTCCTTGAAGGACATTTGCAATGTTTGCATTGGGACCTATCACAGCAAGGGACTCGGTTTTCGTCTTGGATAGAGGGAGCAACTTGGCAGAGTTTTTGAGCAAGACAATGCCCTTTCTTGCTGCTTCCAGGGCTACATTCTGGTGGTCTTGGCTGCAGACTTGATCAGGGCGAATGCTACCATAAGACAGTCTTTTGGGGTCCCCAGAGAACAGTCCCAATCTAAACCTAATGCCAAATAGGTTGTGAAGAGCTCTGTCTATCTGATCTTCAGACACTTTTTTCTTCTCAACTGCTGATTTTGTGTACACTCCCAAATAAAAGCCACAGTTCAAATCCATCCCTGTTTATGTTTGTAACGTAAACAATGGATTAATTTCCAATAGACATTAAATTAGCTCGAGTGGAAAGAGTCTAGATCACGGTGACTTAACGGTAGCTGTGACCACGATTCGGTTCCGTTTCCGAACCGGCAGTTCACGGTTCCGGTTATATATGGCTACTTACATATATAACCGGCAGTTCACGGTTCCGGTTATATATGGCTACTtacataataaattttttaaagttctaATCCGATTCCAGAATTTCTTAAACCGGAATCAGAATCGTACCGTCGGTTCCGGTTCCGATTCGGTTCTAACACTGCACGATTCGAATCGAACCATGGTCATATCTACTTAACGGCCTAACAAAATAGTGAAGGGGTGAATCGATGACTCATGGCCATTAGGTAGGAGCATCTTTGGCTACTCTTCACAAGGAGCCCAACATATTGCGATTGTTTGAACTCAATTTTGTGTTCTTATCCATAATTTACTATTCAAGAATAAATTAAGCTATGAATTGCTTAAACCTCCCCCAATATAATGGCCCATAACATGTGCATTTAGGTATGGTGTCATCATACATGCTAGTGCgctatttttctaaaattatttttggagtAACAAGGAAAATCTGTAACTATTATTTGAGAGTATATACTATGTAAAtcttactttattattttaatcgaTAAAAGAATCACAATAAGATGAATTAATCTAAGTTGTTTATGGCTAACCAGTTCAAAAAACAAAGAAGTTGAATGCGTCACTTATAATTTGGCCACCGTTTTCGTAGTGCGTACTATTACTATGGGATAAGATTGCAAGCTAAGTGGACCAAATGAGAAAAGACATAAAGTTTCATGATGCAGTGTTTAATACTAGTGAATTATTGGCAGTCATGTTGGACCAACTATCCCAATTCTTTCAAAAACATTCCTACATTCACATGGGTTGACTCCGAAATCCCGATTTCAATTCACATTTAAGCAATAATTTAGATCGCTAGTgtggagaaaatataatattatactttatgCTTCATGaagttattaaatttatagTGAAAATAAGGAGTGTATTAATACCGGCGTTGAGTACCGCTGCGACGGTGTCTTCTGGAGTTTTAGTATAGTTATGGTCGTTAATAACATTAAAGACCGCGTCACAATCTGACGTGATGTAcctaaatataatcaaaatattgaatttcaaaaacatcgttaataaaaaaaaaacataaaacttcaaaggcatataaatatatatagtaccCATGAAAACCCCATTGACGACGAGCAACGTTGGTGAGAAGATTGTGATCAGCACAACTTGGGATCCCATTCACACTGTTATAGGCGCACATGATTCCGCTAGCTCGAGCTTTTTGTACGCACTCTTGAAATGGTGGCTGGAATGTATCCGCCAAGTCTTGCTCCGTCACCTGTACACAAAcatcttaaattatttttatatgttaatgataaatatttttatttaatacatttaaattatgattttaatattAGACTCAAATATCcgcatattattaaaaaaaatagttatgttTATGAATATTGACtgtattttcttttcaaataccttaaacaaaaaccaaaagaaatcaaaatgcaaaaattGTGGTTTAAACATGTACGTACGTACGAAATAAGATTGGATGAGTGAAAATTGGGTACAAAATGTTGGAATTTTAGGTGAATTGGTTGGAGCGTTCCTTTTGgtaaatgaaaatgagataattTATTCCTCCAGTCACGGAATATGGTATGAAAATTGACTCTTCCATTTCATGCCTACAGTAAACCGTTATTTCGACACCCCAAAAACAAGTGAAAGACAACAAGGAAATCTGTGCAAG
Coding sequences within it:
- the LOC116028597 gene encoding probable beta-D-xylosidase 7 is translated as MHHYFLAIFIFSLASRLTMRLHGFAAVFCLAMLLISSAAQPAPPPFSCDPSDPQNKAFHFCQPNLSIGLRVRDLVSRLTLDEKISQLVNSAAAIPRLGIPAYNWWSEALHGVANVGQGISLSGPISAATSFPQVILTAASFDQDLWYRIGQVIGKEARALYNAGQASGLTFWAPNINIFRDPRWGRGQETPGEDPTTTGKYAVAFVRGVQGDSFQGGRMGNHLQASACCKHFTAYDLENWNGVQRYGFNAIVTEQDLADTFQPPFQECVQKARASGIMCAYNSVNGIPSCADHNLLTNVARRQWGFHGYITSDCDAVFNVINDHNYTKTPEDTVAAVLNAGMDLNCGFYLGVYTKSAVEKKKVSEDQIDRALHNLFGIRFRLGLFSGDPKRLSYGSIRPDQVCSQDHQNVALEAARKGIVLLKNSAKLLPLSKTKTESLAVIGPNANIANVLQGNYFGPGCKSVEILKALQSYTKNTSFHPGCNSVNCSSAAIGEAVELAKKADQVVLVMGLDQTIERETLDRVDLLLPGQQESLITSVANATNKPVILVLLSGGPVDVSFAKSNPKIGSILWAGYPGEAGGLGLAEVIFGDYNPGGRLPVTWYPKDYIKIPMTDMRMRADNSTGYPGRTYRFYTGPKVFEFGYGLSYTTYSYEFTSAVTSTTINLNQLATVKRAEGLDSVHYISVEEIGEETCENAKFSAIVGVENSEEMDGTHPVLLFMKPAKGREGNPLKKLVGFQSVNLKAGGRTEVQFEISPCHHLSSANKDGLMVIEEGPNLLVVGNTEHAIDIVI